A single region of the Thermotoga profunda AZM34c06 genome encodes:
- a CDS encoding acyl-CoA dehydratase activase, translated as MIVYNCPMVPFEFFKALGVPFKRIKNLGCEFNELNSNICSFCRKSVLSVDKDDIVVWIDSCDSARRTADFLKQTNKVFELHIPTVSDQQAVLRLSKDLKALWQSLKSIFGDVSDERLFRAQKNFEEQMKLLERALSGDSKEIKELYEKMTGERWIGSTQSKGKSILVLGAPIDQNLVQIIEENGGNVINATCSGVYSIISNTLNSDDVFRNIAYRILNRKIMCMRSAPQRDLSDLIDKIKPSAIVLHTIKFCDFYNFDEREIRKTKIPFVVIENDLTALSNAQIKTRIQALMELLTHRENAFKREFDLFVGIDSGSTTTKISVINTEEKLLYKNIVKTGAYPVATAKKLFEEVIEKFKVPREKIYLVCTGYGRATLDFAHEQITEITCHARGVHFLIPEVRTIIDIGGQDSKVIKVENGQVVEFVMNDKCAAGTGRFLEVMANVLDVPLQKIGKLSLEYTKEIDISSVCTVFAESEVVSLRASGHKREDILYAIHKAIARRISAMYERVKGTQPVILTGGVALNEGVKKALERILGIQIQIPPEPVLTGALGAAVIGHQKNSQ; from the coding sequence ATGATCGTATACAACTGCCCGATGGTTCCTTTCGAGTTCTTCAAAGCACTTGGTGTACCGTTTAAGAGAATCAAGAATCTTGGTTGCGAATTCAACGAGCTCAATTCCAACATCTGTTCCTTTTGTAGAAAATCTGTTCTTTCAGTTGACAAAGACGACATCGTCGTTTGGATTGACTCATGCGATTCGGCGAGAAGAACCGCAGACTTCCTAAAACAGACTAACAAGGTTTTTGAATTGCATATTCCCACCGTTTCAGATCAGCAGGCAGTTTTGAGATTATCGAAAGACTTGAAGGCATTGTGGCAATCTTTAAAATCTATTTTTGGTGACGTGAGCGATGAGAGACTTTTTCGAGCACAAAAAAATTTTGAAGAACAGATGAAGCTACTTGAAAGGGCTCTATCAGGTGATTCAAAAGAGATTAAGGAACTTTACGAAAAGATGACTGGCGAGAGATGGATAGGTTCCACACAATCCAAAGGTAAGTCGATTCTGGTTTTGGGCGCACCCATAGATCAAAATCTGGTCCAGATAATCGAAGAAAATGGTGGTAATGTGATCAATGCAACCTGTTCGGGGGTTTATTCAATAATTTCAAATACCTTGAACAGTGATGATGTTTTTAGAAATATCGCATATCGAATTTTAAATAGAAAAATAATGTGCATGAGATCTGCTCCCCAAAGAGATCTTTCAGATCTAATAGATAAAATAAAACCATCTGCTATAGTCCTTCATACGATCAAATTCTGTGATTTCTACAACTTTGACGAGAGAGAGATACGAAAGACTAAGATACCTTTTGTCGTCATAGAGAATGATTTAACAGCTCTCTCAAACGCTCAAATTAAAACAAGAATCCAGGCACTGATGGAACTTTTGACACACAGGGAGAATGCTTTCAAGAGAGAATTCGATTTATTTGTTGGTATCGACAGTGGTTCAACCACTACTAAAATTTCTGTCATAAACACAGAGGAAAAGTTATTGTACAAGAATATTGTTAAAACAGGGGCTTATCCTGTTGCCACAGCAAAAAAGTTATTCGAAGAAGTTATTGAAAAATTCAAGGTACCTCGTGAGAAGATCTACCTTGTTTGTACTGGTTATGGTAGGGCAACACTTGATTTTGCACACGAACAGATAACCGAAATCACCTGTCATGCAAGAGGTGTTCATTTTCTCATACCCGAGGTTAGAACGATAATAGATATAGGAGGACAGGATAGTAAAGTTATAAAAGTCGAAAATGGTCAAGTCGTTGAGTTTGTCATGAATGACAAATGCGCTGCAGGTACTGGCAGATTTCTTGAAGTCATGGCAAATGTCCTTGATGTACCTCTGCAGAAGATAGGAAAGTTGTCACTGGAATACACTAAAGAAATCGATATCAGCAGTGTTTGTACTGTATTTGCAGAATCAGAAGTGGTCTCGCTCAGAGCATCTGGACATAAAAGAGAGGATATACTCTATGCAATTCACAAAGCAATTGCCAGGAGAATAAGCGCCATGTATGAAAGAGTGAAAGGCACTCAGCCGGTGATCTTGACTGGCGGTGTAGCACTGAACGAAGGAGTGAAAAAAGCCCTTGAGAGAATTCTTGGTATTCAAATTCAGATTCCACCAGAACC